A single window of Drosophila suzukii chromosome 3, CBGP_Dsuzu_IsoJpt1.0, whole genome shotgun sequence DNA harbors:
- the cic gene encoding putative transcription factor capicua isoform X8: MNAFQDFELGAKLYLQCLLSLSSSRSATPSYTSPVNHAGASPLNAIAHSPVNVSASHRQNFFTPIANQSQQQQQQQQQQQQQPVAVPLDSKWKTTPSPVLYNANNNSSSNNNNNNNGWEASSSSNNTHVAATAATSTVGTQPLPPQTTPVSLVMHAPPPQHHQLQQQQHHHHQPPPPPPASLPAPSAPPTSSSNNNSVGHATSVIRISSSQQQQQQHQQQQQQQQQHQQHPHVVVSGGQTFHPVIVDATQLTVPLPPTTVSFHQPNTPTSTAATVASLGQEKMLPKNGYNAQWFKLLPHMTPMSKAPPAPATPTLTTSANSYNVVMMQQQQQQQLQQHQQQQLQLQQQQQQSPPQMSLNHNNNHLIVPAPLCSPGKPLNCSMNDAKAAAAAAAAVASLRQQQQEEPDDQLDDDVFEATTPGIGSNGKKQAMRLPTHNSNIRKLEECHDASDGVAGAPTTSAAKRRSQSLSALQQQQQQQQQQAGAAGAAAGQPPNKKIRRPMNAFMIFSKKHRKMVHKKHPNQDNRTVSKILGEWWYALKPEQKAQYHELASSVKDAHFKLHPDWKWCSKNRRNSSTSTATSGGKAGGAAGTGDAKQRLVSVDGSDSLEHDMCPSTPGGSGSCGGQGISSDLQGDIIPLTIDNYNSTCDEAPTTISMKASGNGKLMKNELPSDEDEQMLVVEEEQPQQPVKKLDLHCRERVNDSDMDDAPFDYRKQQPEANQRSAEEHSTSGANGQAMNAPPLSGGEREITLKPKAIKAHPVLESNMLPYTQMSIYTQYTSPKNPIGVTPFQPTGGAFKSMPISPKGSGGKPEDAASLQPHIKQEDIKQEPPSPYKLNGGSGSAAGGGVVSAPPPSSGSVGAIFNFNVPTATALSQKQFHYPMHHPHRSPTDLRAAHQACVPSSPAGMGLGHAASIATPPASAPAQIMGGGPAQGPKMFFAMSNPYPLLQRHQPGTPSLEHLQLDGFPPGSYIFKNHNGLSSLPPPVSAQPTMLLHGYTPSHSAEPPASSPSYKSMPSTPKSATYLMSAPPERGMEGGMGGCSSAAASGGDESDMDADGQQFILAPTPAQLGRAPLQRRKNLSQTKSENNVSFGANLGTSNGQHISRKLHSPTMMEGSSPIIGHVNSSSLSSALPTPTSSTTTPNSDEQLPLTPTTSSSNSNLNQQPKSPMKAAPGSAAAALKKKNDEMNNVLKQVDFEKKYKALPQFQPEDCQSPSAIAVPSSPRVYGTNYRKKNTAPPPVQKLMCDDDSIDEPASAPPTTTQRFFGPDFTNELKDERLAELECSDQTGRSPRTPKTPLQSARSDASEKGHRKVLETRRHLVMQLFAEHGNFPTAQATIAFQTKHIDVFPRKQDLQLKIREVRQKLLGQASCTPHSAGPNTPSDSNSSSTTLSASSTGLNVQATSAAGGHQQQHSEQQTQPAAKATESDAKYK; encoded by the exons ATGAATGCGTTCCAGGACTTTGAGCTGGGGGCCAAACTATATCTGCAGTGCTTAT TATCGCTGAGCAGCTCTCGATCTGCCACGCCCTCGTACACCTCACCTGTGAACCACGCCGGAGCCTCTCCTCTAAATGCCATTGCCCATTCGCCGGTTAATGTGTCCGCCAGTCACAGGCAGAACTTTTTCACGCCCATCGCCAACCagtcgcagcagcagcagcagcaacaacaacagcaacagcagcaacctGTGGCCGTACCGCTCGACTCCAAGTGGAAAACAACACCCAGTCCGGTGCTCTACAAtgccaacaacaacagcagcagcaacaacaataacaacaacaatggctgGGAGgctagcagcagcagcaacaacactCATGTTGCTGCtacggcagcaacatcaacgGTTGGCACTCAACCACTGCCGCCGCAAACGACGCCCGTTTCGCTGGTGATGCATGCCCCACCGCCGCAGCACCaccagctgcagcagcaacagcaccaccaccaccaaccgcCTCCGCCGCCACCTGCCAGTTTGCCAGCACCATCGGCACCacccaccagcagcagcaacaacaacagcgtGGGCCATGCCACCAGCGTTATACGCATTTCCAGCagccagcaacagcagcagcaacatcaacagcagcagcagcagcaacaacagcaccAGCAACATCCGCATGTGGTGGTGTCCGGCGGCCAGACCTTTCATCCCGTGATCGTGGACGCCACCCAGCTGACAGTGCCCCTGCCGCCCACTACGGTTTCATTTCATCAGCCCAACACGCCCACCTCAACGGCGGCCACAGTGGCGTCCTTGGGTCAGGAGAAGATGCTGCCAAAAAACG GCTACAACGCGCAGTGGTTCAAGCTGCTGCCGCATATGACGCCCATGAGCAAGGCGCCGCCAGCTCCGGCTACTCCGACCTTGACAACCTCGGCCAACAGTTACAACGTGGTAATgatgcaacagcaacagcagcagcaacttcagcagcaccaacagcagcagctacaactgcagcagcagcagcaacagtcgCCGCCGCAGATGTCGCtgaaccacaacaacaaccatCTGATTGTGCCCGCTCCACTCTGCTCGCCGGGCAAGCCGCTTAACTGCTCCATGAACGATGCCAaggcagcggcagcagcagctgccGCAGTGGCCAGTCTGAGGCAGCAACAGCAGGAGGAGCCAGACGATCAGCTGGACGATGATGTATTCGAGGCCACCACGCCCGGGATAGGCAGCAATGGCAAGAAACAGGCCATGCGCCTGCCCacccacaacagcaacatacGCAAGCTGGAGGAGTGCCATGATGCGAGCGATGGAGTGGCCGGTGCACCAACCACATCGGCTGCCAAGCGGAGGAGTCAATCCCTGAGCGCcctgcagcaacaacagcagcagcagcaacagcaggcgggagcagcaggagcagcggCTGGGCAGCCGCCGAACAAGAAGATCCGGCGACCCATGAACGCCTTTATGATCTTTTCGAAGAAACACCGGAAGATGGTGCACAAGAAGCATCCGAATCAGGACAATCGTACGGTTAGCAAGATCCTGGGCGAGTGGTGGTACGCCCTGAAGCCAGAGCAGAAGGCGCAGTACCATGAACTGGCCAGTTCCGTGAAGGATGCGCACTTCAAGCTGCATCCGGATTGGAAGTGGTGCTCCAAGAATCGGCGCAACTCGTCCACTTCGACGGCCACTTCGGGTGGAAAGGCGGGAGGAGCAGCCGGAACGGGTGACGCCAAGCAACGCCTGGTCTCGGTGGATGGGTCCGATTCCCTGGAACACGACATGTGCCCCTCAACGCCAGGTGGCAGCGGCAGCTGTGGTGGTCAGGGCATATCCTCTGATCTTCAGGGCGACATCATACCGCTGACGATCGACAACTATAATAGCACCTGCGACGAGGCACCAACTACGATCTCGATGAAGGCCAGCGGCAACGGCAAGCTGATGAAGAACGAGCTGCCCTCCGACGAGGACGAGCAGATGCTGGtggtggaggaggagcagcCGCAACAGCCCGTCAAGAAGCTCGATCTACACTGCCGAGAGCGGGTGAATGACTCGGACATGGACGACGCACCCTTTGACTACCGCAAGCAGCAGCCGGAGGCGAATCAG CGTTCGGCGGAGGAGCACAGTACCTCCGGTGCCAATGGCCAGGCCATGAACGCACCGCCGCTCAGCGGAGGAGAGCGCGAGATCACACTCAAACCGAAGGCCATCAAGGCCCATCCGGTTCTGGAGAGCAACATGCTGCCATACACCCAGATGTCCATCTACACGCAGTACACTAGTCCCAAGAATCCAATCGGTGTAACACCATTCCAACCCACAG GCGGCGCCTTCAAGTCGATGCCCATTAGCCCCAAGGGCAGCGGTGGCAAGCCGGAGGACGCTGCCTCCCTGCAGCCACATATCAAGCAGGAGGACATCAAGCAGGAGCCGCCATCGCCGTACAAGCTGAACGGGGGCTCGGGATCAGCCGCCGGAGGGGGCGTAGTCAGTGCTCCGCCGCCCAGCAGCGGCAGCGTCGGTGCCATCTTCAACTTCAATGTGCCAACGGCGACGGCTTTGAGTCAGAAGCAGTTCCACTACCCCATGCACCATCCCCATCGCAGTCCCACGGATCTAAGGG CTGCCCACCAGGCGTGTGTGCCATCGTCGCCGGCGGGCATGGGATTGGGCCATGCGGCCAGCATTGCCACGCCTCCCGCATCGGCGCCCGCCCAGATCATGGGGGGCGGACCAGCGCAGGGCCCGAAGATGTTCTTCGCCATGAGCAATCCG TACCCTTTGCTGCAGCGCCACCAACCGGGCACTCCCAGTCTGGAGCACTTGCAACTGGACGGTTTTCCGCCAGGAAGCTACATTTTCAAGAATCACAACGGCCTATCTTCATTGCCTCCGCCCGTGAGTGCCCAGCCCACGATGCTGCTGCATGGATATACGCCAAGCCACAGTGCCGAGCCGCCTGCAAGTTCGCCCTCGTACAAATCGATGCCCTCCACACCCAAGTCGGCCACATATCTCATGAGTGCGCCACCAGAACGAGGCATGGAGGGAGGAATGGGTGGTTGTTCATCAGCAGCAGCGAGTGGCGGCGATGAGAGCGACATGGATGCCGATGGTCAGCAGTTTATTCTGGCTCCCACTCCTGCCCAATTGGGACGAGCGCCTTTACAGCGGCGCAAGAATCTAT CCCAAACCAAGTCGGAGAACAATGTGTCCTTTGGGGCTAATCTGGGCACCAGTAATGGTCAGCACATTAGCCGCAAGTTGCACTCGCCCACAATGATGGAGGGCTCGTCGCCGATCATCGGACATGTGAACAGCAGTAGCCTCAGCTCAGCCCTACCCACGCCCACGTCCTCGACAACAACGCCAAACAGCGATGAGCAACTGCCTCTGACGCcgaccaccagcagcagcaatagcAACCTCAATCAGCAGCCCAAGTCGCCGATGAAGGCGGCTCCAGGATCAGCGGCAGCGGCCCTCAAAAAGAAGAACGATGAGATGAACAA TGTGCTCAAGCAGGTGGACTTTGAGAAGAAGTACAAGGCCCTGCCGCAGTTCCAGCCGGAGGATTGCCAGTCGCCCAGTGCCATTGCTGTGCCCTCTTCGCCGCGCGTCTATGGCACGAACTACCGCAAGAAGAACACAGCTCCGCCACCAGTTCAGAAACTAA TGTGCGATGACGATTCCATTGATGAACCCGCTTCGGCGCCGCCCACGACCACCCAGCGTTTCTTTGGTCCAGACTTTACCAACGAGTTAAAGG ACGAACGCCTTGCAGAACTGGAGTGCTCTGACCAAACTGGCCGCTCGCCCAGGACGCCAAAGACACCGCTGCAGAGCGCTCGGTCGGATGCCAGCGAGAAGGGGCACCGCAAGGTGTTGGAGACGCGTCGCCATCTGGTCATGCAGCTGTTTGCCGAGCACGGTAACTTCCCCACTGCCCAGGCCACCATAGCCTTTCAG ACCAAGCACATTGATGTCTTTCCGCGCAAGCAAGATCTGCAGCTGAAGATACGAGAGGTGCGCCAGAAACTGCTGGGCCAGGCATCCTGCACTCCGCACTCGGCGGGTCCCAACACGCCGTCCGACTCCAACTCGTCGTCTACCACATTGAGTGCCAGTAGCACCGGCTTGAATGTGCAGGCCACCAGTGCGGCAG GTGGTCACCAACAACAGCACTCTGAGCAGCAGACCCAACCCGCCGCCAAAGCCACTGAATCTGATGCCAAGTACAAGTGA
- the cic gene encoding putative transcription factor capicua isoform X7, with protein MNAFQDFELGAKLYLQCLLSLSSSRSATPSYTSPVNHAGASPLNAIAHSPVNVSASHRQNFFTPIANQSQQQQQQQQQQQQQPVAVPLDSKWKTTPSPVLYNANNNSSSNNNNNNNGWEASSSSNNTHVAATAATSTVGTQPLPPQTTPVSLVMHAPPPQHHQLQQQQHHHHQPPPPPPASLPAPSAPPTSSSNNNSVGHATSVIRISSSQQQQQQHQQQQQQQQQHQQHPHVVVSGGQTFHPVIVDATQLTVPLPPTTVSFHQPNTPTSTAATVASLGQEKMLPKNGYNAQWFKLLPHMTPMSKAPPAPATPTLTTSANSYNVVMMQQQQQQQLQQHQQQQLQLQQQQQQSPPQMSLNHNNNHLIVPAPLCSPGKPLNCSMNDAKAAAAAAAAVASLRQQQQEEPDDQLDDDVFEATTPGIGSNGKKQAMRLPTHNSNIRKLEECHDASDGVAGAPTTSAAKRRSQSLSALQQQQQQQQQQAGAAGAAAGQPPNKKIRRPMNAFMIFSKKHRKMVHKKHPNQDNRTVSKILGEWWYALKPEQKAQYHELASSVKDAHFKLHPDWKWCSKNRRNSSTSTATSGGKAGGAAGTGDAKQRLVSVDGSDSLEHDMCPSTPGGSGSCGGQGISSDLQGDIIPLTIDNYNSTCDEAPTTISMKASGNGKLMKNELPSDEDEQMLVVEEEQPQQPVKKLDLHCRERVNDSDMDDAPFDYRKQQPEANQRSAEEHSTSGANGQAMNAPPLSGGEREITLKPKAIKAHPVLESNMLPYTQMSIYTQYTSPKNPIGVTPFQPTGGAFKSMPISPKGSGGKPEDAASLQPHIKQEDIKQEPPSPYKLNGGSGSAAGGGVVSAPPPSSGSVGAIFNFNVPTATALSQKQFHYPMHHPHRSPTDLREEEPNGKDNTKGTKSGDSKEKDNLVLDDQEPEEDEDEDEDDEDDDEDDEDDEQFMQELASVNASAGFDDISPYAMPKTVITPTPTPPPVATIVTPIKRKQFTIVRSLTPLQPSNSPHQQLKHLHQRRGETPPTVITRVPTPTINHFTIIRTQPHPHVHAHNTPPPLFFKQKVQGSPVIATVTSTTSSSSSSSSNPASNEAPNKFSNFPTQHQPTTTTTTTTITCNTNHNATPIIRKLLTLQEGGELGGSHKGTGRAAILYDALVLDTLHGQDEEDEDDEGDGERRDEPKVAGKEQVATSQPATMLLITDVNAYNQQHVAGTAATPVSGAATLRPVSFISINACNKITLPANARILTAATATSTSAGATVTSQASGATLTVLTKATAATNHSSSNANELTITAATSAAPVATSGSSIVMINSTTTPSSSTNSTSCSAAAHQACVPSSPAGMGLGHAASIATPPASAPAQIMGGGPAQGPKMFFAMSNPYPLLQRHQPGTPSLEHLQLDGFPPGSYIFKNHNGLSSLPPPVSAQPTMLLHGYTPSHSAEPPASSPSYKSMPSTPKSATYLMSAPPERGMEGGMGGCSSAAASGGDESDMDADGQQFILAPTPAQLGRAPLQRRKNLSQTKSENNVSFGANLGTSNGQHISRKLHSPTMMEGSSPIIGHVNSSSLSSALPTPTSSTTTPNSDEQLPLTPTTSSSNSNLNQQPKSPMKAAPGSAAAALKKKNDEMNNSVLKQVDFEKKYKALPQFQPEDCQSPSAIAVPSSPRVYGTNYRKKNTAPPPVQKLMCDDDSIDEPASAPPTTTQRFFGPDFTNELKELECSDQTGRSPRTPKTPLQSARSDASEKGHRKVLETRRHLVMQLFAEHGNFPTAQATIAFQTKHIDVFPRKQDLQLKIREVRQKLLGQASCTPHSAGPNTPSDSNSSSTTLSASSTGLNVQATSAADVFQYY; from the exons ATGAATGCGTTCCAGGACTTTGAGCTGGGGGCCAAACTATATCTGCAGTGCTTAT TATCGCTGAGCAGCTCTCGATCTGCCACGCCCTCGTACACCTCACCTGTGAACCACGCCGGAGCCTCTCCTCTAAATGCCATTGCCCATTCGCCGGTTAATGTGTCCGCCAGTCACAGGCAGAACTTTTTCACGCCCATCGCCAACCagtcgcagcagcagcagcagcaacaacaacagcaacagcagcaacctGTGGCCGTACCGCTCGACTCCAAGTGGAAAACAACACCCAGTCCGGTGCTCTACAAtgccaacaacaacagcagcagcaacaacaataacaacaacaatggctgGGAGgctagcagcagcagcaacaacactCATGTTGCTGCtacggcagcaacatcaacgGTTGGCACTCAACCACTGCCGCCGCAAACGACGCCCGTTTCGCTGGTGATGCATGCCCCACCGCCGCAGCACCaccagctgcagcagcaacagcaccaccaccaccaaccgcCTCCGCCGCCACCTGCCAGTTTGCCAGCACCATCGGCACCacccaccagcagcagcaacaacaacagcgtGGGCCATGCCACCAGCGTTATACGCATTTCCAGCagccagcaacagcagcagcaacatcaacagcagcagcagcagcaacaacagcaccAGCAACATCCGCATGTGGTGGTGTCCGGCGGCCAGACCTTTCATCCCGTGATCGTGGACGCCACCCAGCTGACAGTGCCCCTGCCGCCCACTACGGTTTCATTTCATCAGCCCAACACGCCCACCTCAACGGCGGCCACAGTGGCGTCCTTGGGTCAGGAGAAGATGCTGCCAAAAAACG GCTACAACGCGCAGTGGTTCAAGCTGCTGCCGCATATGACGCCCATGAGCAAGGCGCCGCCAGCTCCGGCTACTCCGACCTTGACAACCTCGGCCAACAGTTACAACGTGGTAATgatgcaacagcaacagcagcagcaacttcagcagcaccaacagcagcagctacaactgcagcagcagcagcaacagtcgCCGCCGCAGATGTCGCtgaaccacaacaacaaccatCTGATTGTGCCCGCTCCACTCTGCTCGCCGGGCAAGCCGCTTAACTGCTCCATGAACGATGCCAaggcagcggcagcagcagctgccGCAGTGGCCAGTCTGAGGCAGCAACAGCAGGAGGAGCCAGACGATCAGCTGGACGATGATGTATTCGAGGCCACCACGCCCGGGATAGGCAGCAATGGCAAGAAACAGGCCATGCGCCTGCCCacccacaacagcaacatacGCAAGCTGGAGGAGTGCCATGATGCGAGCGATGGAGTGGCCGGTGCACCAACCACATCGGCTGCCAAGCGGAGGAGTCAATCCCTGAGCGCcctgcagcaacaacagcagcagcagcaacagcaggcgggagcagcaggagcagcggCTGGGCAGCCGCCGAACAAGAAGATCCGGCGACCCATGAACGCCTTTATGATCTTTTCGAAGAAACACCGGAAGATGGTGCACAAGAAGCATCCGAATCAGGACAATCGTACGGTTAGCAAGATCCTGGGCGAGTGGTGGTACGCCCTGAAGCCAGAGCAGAAGGCGCAGTACCATGAACTGGCCAGTTCCGTGAAGGATGCGCACTTCAAGCTGCATCCGGATTGGAAGTGGTGCTCCAAGAATCGGCGCAACTCGTCCACTTCGACGGCCACTTCGGGTGGAAAGGCGGGAGGAGCAGCCGGAACGGGTGACGCCAAGCAACGCCTGGTCTCGGTGGATGGGTCCGATTCCCTGGAACACGACATGTGCCCCTCAACGCCAGGTGGCAGCGGCAGCTGTGGTGGTCAGGGCATATCCTCTGATCTTCAGGGCGACATCATACCGCTGACGATCGACAACTATAATAGCACCTGCGACGAGGCACCAACTACGATCTCGATGAAGGCCAGCGGCAACGGCAAGCTGATGAAGAACGAGCTGCCCTCCGACGAGGACGAGCAGATGCTGGtggtggaggaggagcagcCGCAACAGCCCGTCAAGAAGCTCGATCTACACTGCCGAGAGCGGGTGAATGACTCGGACATGGACGACGCACCCTTTGACTACCGCAAGCAGCAGCCGGAGGCGAATCAG CGTTCGGCGGAGGAGCACAGTACCTCCGGTGCCAATGGCCAGGCCATGAACGCACCGCCGCTCAGCGGAGGAGAGCGCGAGATCACACTCAAACCGAAGGCCATCAAGGCCCATCCGGTTCTGGAGAGCAACATGCTGCCATACACCCAGATGTCCATCTACACGCAGTACACTAGTCCCAAGAATCCAATCGGTGTAACACCATTCCAACCCACAG GCGGCGCCTTCAAGTCGATGCCCATTAGCCCCAAGGGCAGCGGTGGCAAGCCGGAGGACGCTGCCTCCCTGCAGCCACATATCAAGCAGGAGGACATCAAGCAGGAGCCGCCATCGCCGTACAAGCTGAACGGGGGCTCGGGATCAGCCGCCGGAGGGGGCGTAGTCAGTGCTCCGCCGCCCAGCAGCGGCAGCGTCGGTGCCATCTTCAACTTCAATGTGCCAACGGCGACGGCTTTGAGTCAGAAGCAGTTCCACTACCCCATGCACCATCCCCATCGCAGTCCCACGGATCTAAGGG AAGAAGAGCCAAATGGGAAAGATAATACTAAGGGGACCAAGTCGGGGGACAGTAAGGAAAAGGATAATCTGGTTTTGGATGACCAAGAGCCAGAGGAAGACGAGGATGAGGATGAAGACGACGAGGACGACGACGAAGATGACGAGGACGATGAGCAGTTCATGCAGGAGCTGGCCAGTGTGAATGCCAGTGCTGGTTTCGATGACATTTCGCCCTATGCGATGCCCAAGACTGTTATAACGCCCACACCCACGCCACCGCCTGTGGCCACCATAGTGACGCCCATCAAGCGCAAGCAGTTCACCATAGTGCGATCCCTGACGCCGCTGCAGCCCTCGAACTCCCCGCATCAGCAGCTAAAGCATCTGCACCAGCGTCGCGGAGAGACTCCACCAACGGTCATCACCCGCGTGCCCACACCCACCATCAATCACTTCACCATCATACGAACGCAACCACATCCACATGTCCATGCTCACAACACTCCGCCACCGTTGTTTTTCAAACAGAAGGTTCAGGGCTCACCAGTGATTGCCACGGTCACATCCACAACATCAtcatcctcctcctcctcctccaacCCAGCCAGTAACGAAGCCCCtaataaattttccaattttCCAACACAACACCAACCAACTACAAccacaacaactacaacaataACATGCAATACTAACCACAATGCCACGCCAATCATACGAAAATTGCTGACGCTGCAAGAAGGAGGCGAACTGGGTGGAAGCCACAAGGGCACAGGACGAGCGGCGATCCTATACGATGCCCTGGTCCTAGACACGTTGCACGGTCAGGACGAAGAGGACGAGGATGATGAAGGGGATGGCGAAAGACGGGATGAGCCAAAGGTGGCGGGCAAAGAGCAGGTGGCCACATCCCAGCCTGCTACAATGTTGCTCATCACCGACGTCAATGCGTACAACCAGCAACACGTGGCTGGCACGGCAGCAACACCCGTCTCTGGAGCAGCCACCCTTCGACCAGTGTCCTTTATCAGCATTAATGCCTGTAATAAGATAACCTTGCCGGCCAATGCCCGCATCCTGACGGCGGCAACAGCCACATCTACGTCAGCCGGAGCAACAGTAACCAGTCAGGCTTCTGGAGCAACACTAACCGTGCTGACCAAGGCGACGGCGGCAACAAATCATAGTAGTAGTAATGCCAACGAGCTAACCATCACAGCAGCCACCTCTGCTGCTCCTGTGGCCACTAGTGGCTCCAGCATTGTCATGATAAACTCAACCACAACTCCCTCCTCATCCACCAATTCCACCTCTTGTTCCGCAGCTGCCCACCAGGCGTGTGTGCCATCGTCGCCGGCGGGCATGGGATTGGGCCATGCGGCCAGCATTGCCACGCCTCCCGCATCGGCGCCCGCCCAGATCATGGGGGGCGGACCAGCGCAGGGCCCGAAGATGTTCTTCGCCATGAGCAATCCG TACCCTTTGCTGCAGCGCCACCAACCGGGCACTCCCAGTCTGGAGCACTTGCAACTGGACGGTTTTCCGCCAGGAAGCTACATTTTCAAGAATCACAACGGCCTATCTTCATTGCCTCCGCCCGTGAGTGCCCAGCCCACGATGCTGCTGCATGGATATACGCCAAGCCACAGTGCCGAGCCGCCTGCAAGTTCGCCCTCGTACAAATCGATGCCCTCCACACCCAAGTCGGCCACATATCTCATGAGTGCGCCACCAGAACGAGGCATGGAGGGAGGAATGGGTGGTTGTTCATCAGCAGCAGCGAGTGGCGGCGATGAGAGCGACATGGATGCCGATGGTCAGCAGTTTATTCTGGCTCCCACTCCTGCCCAATTGGGACGAGCGCCTTTACAGCGGCGCAAGAATCTAT CCCAAACCAAGTCGGAGAACAATGTGTCCTTTGGGGCTAATCTGGGCACCAGTAATGGTCAGCACATTAGCCGCAAGTTGCACTCGCCCACAATGATGGAGGGCTCGTCGCCGATCATCGGACATGTGAACAGCAGTAGCCTCAGCTCAGCCCTACCCACGCCCACGTCCTCGACAACAACGCCAAACAGCGATGAGCAACTGCCTCTGACGCcgaccaccagcagcagcaatagcAACCTCAATCAGCAGCCCAAGTCGCCGATGAAGGCGGCTCCAGGATCAGCGGCAGCGGCCCTCAAAAAGAAGAACGATGAGATGAACAA CAGTGTGCTCAAGCAGGTGGACTTTGAGAAGAAGTACAAGGCCCTGCCGCAGTTCCAGCCGGAGGATTGCCAGTCGCCCAGTGCCATTGCTGTGCCCTCTTCGCCGCGCGTCTATGGCACGAACTACCGCAAGAAGAACACAGCTCCGCCACCAGTTCAGAAACTAA TGTGCGATGACGATTCCATTGATGAACCCGCTTCGGCGCCGCCCACGACCACCCAGCGTTTCTTTGGTCCAGACTTTACCAACGAGTTAAAGG AACTGGAGTGCTCTGACCAAACTGGCCGCTCGCCCAGGACGCCAAAGACACCGCTGCAGAGCGCTCGGTCGGATGCCAGCGAGAAGGGGCACCGCAAGGTGTTGGAGACGCGTCGCCATCTGGTCATGCAGCTGTTTGCCGAGCACGGTAACTTCCCCACTGCCCAGGCCACCATAGCCTTTCAG ACCAAGCACATTGATGTCTTTCCGCGCAAGCAAGATCTGCAGCTGAAGATACGAGAGGTGCGCCAGAAACTGCTGGGCCAGGCATCCTGCACTCCGCACTCGGCGGGTCCCAACACGCCGTCCGACTCCAACTCGTCGTCTACCACATTGAGTGCCAGTAGCACCGGCTTGAATGTGCAGGCCACCAGTGCGGCAG Atgtttttcaatattattga